The Primulina huaijiensis isolate GDHJ02 chromosome 12, ASM1229523v2, whole genome shotgun sequence genome has a window encoding:
- the LOC140989396 gene encoding uncharacterized protein → MAAREQVHPREETDEVDSGFGQMNPLPPLPMVHAPAPADQPLLPGELTLAQFSSYLPPRFDSSETGKRAEEWIERIEQIFVTAPCARSAWLRLATFQLSRNVLLWWQKTESGLRAQCRTVDWDVFRTRFLDKYFSIAARQKKEIEFEDLRHGSMSVAEYESWYSALLKYVPHVATNVHAKMRHFLKGLKLELFDRVQSNNPVSFEDAVTRAEMTELVMQEYRAQGRLSKPTRESLRPQGQSFKY, encoded by the coding sequence ATGGCAGCTAGAGAACAGGTACATCCACGCGAGGAAACAGACGAGGTTGACAGTGGGTTTGGACAGATGAATCCATTGCCACCTCTTCCTATGGTACATGCACCTGCACCTGCAGATCAGCCTTTATTGCCTGGTGAGTTGACTTTGGCACAGTTTAGTAGTTATCTTCCGCCGAGATTCGATAGCTCTGAGACTGGCAAGCGAGCAGAGGAGTGGATTGAGAGGATAGAGCAGATATTTGTGACTGCACCGTGTGCTAGATCTGCTTGGTTACGATTGGCTACATTTCAGCTTTCGCGGAATGTATTATTGTGGTGGCAGAAGACTGAGTCCGGATTGAGAGCTCAATGCCGTACTGTTGATTGGGATGTGTTTAGGACtcgttttcttgataaatatttttctatagcaGCCAGACAGAAGAAAGAGATAGAATTCGAGGATTTGAGACATGGCAGTATGTCTGTTGCTGAGTATGAGTCTTGGTATTCTGCATTGCTGAAATATGTGCCACATGTTGCTACGAATGTTCATGCTAAGATGAGGCACTTCTTGAAAGGGTTGAAGTTAGAGTTATTTGATCGTGTGCAATCGAACAACCCAGTATCATTTGAGGATGCAGTGACGAGAGCTGAGATGACTGAGTTGGTGATGCAGGAGTATAGGGCTCAGGGACGATTATCAAAGCCGACTAGGGAGTCATTGCGGCCACAGGGACAGTCTTTTAAATATTAG
- the LOC140989646 gene encoding uncharacterized protein — translation MIGLIEKLVGLDLVMPSELSTDILLLSLPASFDGFVVNFNMNKLEATLEELVNMLTNYEATIKKEKHVLLVGSSYGTKKGAPNKGKKRSAPPKKNKPNKKPYKKPNPRPTKPDKSEQICFHCNKPGHWRRNCAEYLAQKRSGHGDGKKQEA, via the exons atgattgggctcatcgagaagttggtgggactcgacttggttatgcctagtgagctctcgactgatattctattgctgtctttacctgcctcgttcgatggatttgtggttaattttaatatgaataagcttgaggccacccttgaagagttggtcaatatgctcactaattatgaggccacaattaaaaaggaaaagcatgttcttctggtgggttcttcgtatggtacgaaaaaaggagccccaaataaaggcaagaaacgttctgcccctccaaagaagaacaagcccaacaagaagccatacaagaaaccaaatccgaggcccacaaagcctgacaagtcagaacaaatctgtttccactgcaacaagcctggacattggaggcgtaattgcgcggagtatcttgcccagaagcgttctggccatg gtgatgggaagaagcaagaggcttag